The proteins below are encoded in one region of Danio rerio strain Tuebingen ecotype United States chromosome 14, GRCz12tu, whole genome shotgun sequence:
- the cnot7 gene encoding CCR4-NOT transcription complex subunit 7 isoform X2, giving the protein MPAATVDHSQRICEVWACNLEEEMKRIRQVTRKFNYIAMDTEFPGVVARPIGEFRSNADYQYQLLRCNVDLLKIIQLGLTFMNEQGEYPPGTSTWQFNFKFNLTCICVIPSDSWPVFFREDMYAQDSIELLTSSGIQFKKHEEEGIETMYFAELLMTSGVVLCEGVKWLSFHSGYDFGYLIKILSNSKLPDEEVDFFEILRLFFPIIYDVKYLMKSCKNLKGGLQEVAEQLELERIGPQHQAGSDSLLTGMAFFKMREMFFEDHIDDAKYCGHLYGLGSGSSYVQNGTGNAYEEEANKQQS; this is encoded by the exons ATGCCCGCAGCCACTGTGGATCATAGCCAGAGAATATGTGAGGTTTGGGCCTGTAATCTGGAAGAAGAGATGAAGAGGATCCGACAGGTGACCCGAAAGTTCAACTACATTGCAATG GACACAGAGTTTCCAGGTGTAGTAGCGAGACCAATCGGAGAATTTCGAAGCAATGCAGATTACCAGTACCAGCTGCTGCGGTGTAACGTGGACTTGTTAAAGATCATCCAGCTTGGCCTTACATTTATGAACGAACAGGGCGAATACCCACCAGGGACATCGACATGGCAGTTCAACTTTAAATTTAACCTCAC GTGTATCTGTGTGATACCTTCTGATAGCTGGCCTGTGTTTTTCAGGGAAGACATGTATGCACAGGACTCCATAGAGCTGCTCACGTCGTCGGGTATCCAGTTTAAGAAGCATGAGGAGGAGGGTATTGAGACAATGTATTTTGCTGAGCTGCTCATGACCTCAGGTGTGGTGCTTTGTGAAGGGGTCAAATGGCTCTCATTCCATAG CGGCTATGACTTTGGGTACCTGATTAAAATTTTGTCCAACTCGAAGTTGCCAGATGAAGAGGTCGACTTCTTTGAGATTCttcgtttatttttccccatcaTTTATGATGTGAAATACCTCATGAAGAGCTGTAAGAACTTGAAg GGTGGCCTGCAGGAGGTGGCAGAGCAGCTGGAGCTGGAGAGAATCGGACCTCAGCATCAAGCAGGCTCTGATTCGCTCCTCACAGGAATGGCTTTCTTCAAGATGAGAGAG ATGTTTTTTGAAGATCACATTGATGATGCAAAGTATTGTGGTCACTTATACGGACTGGGTTCAGGCTCATCCTATGTCCAGAACGGTACCGGAAATGCCTACGAGGAGGAGGCCAACAAGCAGCAGTCATGA
- the cnot7 gene encoding CCR4-NOT transcription complex subunit 7 isoform X3, with product MPAATVDHSQRICEVWACNLEEEMKRIRQVTRKFNYIAMDTEFPGVVARPIGEFRSNADYQYQLLRCNVDLLKIIQLGLTFMNEQGEYPPGTSTWQFNFKFNLTEDMYAQDSIELLTSSGIQFKKHEEEGIETMYFAELLMTSGVVLCEGVKWLSFHRHILVFLLNSGYDFGYLIKILSNSKLPDEEVDFFEILRLFFPIIYDVKYLMKSCKNLKGGLQEVAEQLELERIGPQHQAGSDSLLTGMAFFKMREMFFEDHIDDAKYCGHLYGLGSGSSYVQNGTGNAYEEEANKQQS from the exons ATGCCCGCAGCCACTGTGGATCATAGCCAGAGAATATGTGAGGTTTGGGCCTGTAATCTGGAAGAAGAGATGAAGAGGATCCGACAGGTGACCCGAAAGTTCAACTACATTGCAATG GACACAGAGTTTCCAGGTGTAGTAGCGAGACCAATCGGAGAATTTCGAAGCAATGCAGATTACCAGTACCAGCTGCTGCGGTGTAACGTGGACTTGTTAAAGATCATCCAGCTTGGCCTTACATTTATGAACGAACAGGGCGAATACCCACCAGGGACATCGACATGGCAGTTCAACTTTAAATTTAACCTCAC GGAAGACATGTATGCACAGGACTCCATAGAGCTGCTCACGTCGTCGGGTATCCAGTTTAAGAAGCATGAGGAGGAGGGTATTGAGACAATGTATTTTGCTGAGCTGCTCATGACCTCAGGTGTGGTGCTTTGTGAAGGGGTCAAATGGCTCTCATTCCATAG GCATATTCTTGTGTTTCTTTTAAACAGCGGCTATGACTTTGGGTACCTGATTAAAATTTTGTCCAACTCGAAGTTGCCAGATGAAGAGGTCGACTTCTTTGAGATTCttcgtttatttttccccatcaTTTATGATGTGAAATACCTCATGAAGAGCTGTAAGAACTTGAAg GGTGGCCTGCAGGAGGTGGCAGAGCAGCTGGAGCTGGAGAGAATCGGACCTCAGCATCAAGCAGGCTCTGATTCGCTCCTCACAGGAATGGCTTTCTTCAAGATGAGAGAG ATGTTTTTTGAAGATCACATTGATGATGCAAAGTATTGTGGTCACTTATACGGACTGGGTTCAGGCTCATCCTATGTCCAGAACGGTACCGGAAATGCCTACGAGGAGGAGGCCAACAAGCAGCAGTCATGA
- the cnot7 gene encoding CCR4-NOT transcription complex subunit 7 isoform X4: MPAATVDHSQRICEVWACNLEEEMKRIRQVTRKFNYIAMDTEFPGVVARPIGEFRSNADYQYQLLRCNVDLLKIIQLGLTFMNEQGEYPPGTSTWQFNFKFNLTEDMYAQDSIELLTSSGIQFKKHEEEGIETMYFAELLMTSGVVLCEGVKWLSFHSGYDFGYLIKILSNSKLPDEEVDFFEILRLFFPIIYDVKYLMKSCKNLKGGLQEVAEQLELERIGPQHQAGSDSLLTGMAFFKMREMFFEDHIDDAKYCGHLYGLGSGSSYVQNGTGNAYEEEANKQQS, encoded by the exons ATGCCCGCAGCCACTGTGGATCATAGCCAGAGAATATGTGAGGTTTGGGCCTGTAATCTGGAAGAAGAGATGAAGAGGATCCGACAGGTGACCCGAAAGTTCAACTACATTGCAATG GACACAGAGTTTCCAGGTGTAGTAGCGAGACCAATCGGAGAATTTCGAAGCAATGCAGATTACCAGTACCAGCTGCTGCGGTGTAACGTGGACTTGTTAAAGATCATCCAGCTTGGCCTTACATTTATGAACGAACAGGGCGAATACCCACCAGGGACATCGACATGGCAGTTCAACTTTAAATTTAACCTCAC GGAAGACATGTATGCACAGGACTCCATAGAGCTGCTCACGTCGTCGGGTATCCAGTTTAAGAAGCATGAGGAGGAGGGTATTGAGACAATGTATTTTGCTGAGCTGCTCATGACCTCAGGTGTGGTGCTTTGTGAAGGGGTCAAATGGCTCTCATTCCATAG CGGCTATGACTTTGGGTACCTGATTAAAATTTTGTCCAACTCGAAGTTGCCAGATGAAGAGGTCGACTTCTTTGAGATTCttcgtttatttttccccatcaTTTATGATGTGAAATACCTCATGAAGAGCTGTAAGAACTTGAAg GGTGGCCTGCAGGAGGTGGCAGAGCAGCTGGAGCTGGAGAGAATCGGACCTCAGCATCAAGCAGGCTCTGATTCGCTCCTCACAGGAATGGCTTTCTTCAAGATGAGAGAG ATGTTTTTTGAAGATCACATTGATGATGCAAAGTATTGTGGTCACTTATACGGACTGGGTTCAGGCTCATCCTATGTCCAGAACGGTACCGGAAATGCCTACGAGGAGGAGGCCAACAAGCAGCAGTCATGA
- the cnot7 gene encoding CCR4-NOT transcription complex subunit 7 isoform X1, with protein sequence MPAATVDHSQRICEVWACNLEEEMKRIRQVTRKFNYIAMDTEFPGVVARPIGEFRSNADYQYQLLRCNVDLLKIIQLGLTFMNEQGEYPPGTSTWQFNFKFNLTCICVIPSDSWPVFFREDMYAQDSIELLTSSGIQFKKHEEEGIETMYFAELLMTSGVVLCEGVKWLSFHRHILVFLLNSGYDFGYLIKILSNSKLPDEEVDFFEILRLFFPIIYDVKYLMKSCKNLKGGLQEVAEQLELERIGPQHQAGSDSLLTGMAFFKMREMFFEDHIDDAKYCGHLYGLGSGSSYVQNGTGNAYEEEANKQQS encoded by the exons ATGCCCGCAGCCACTGTGGATCATAGCCAGAGAATATGTGAGGTTTGGGCCTGTAATCTGGAAGAAGAGATGAAGAGGATCCGACAGGTGACCCGAAAGTTCAACTACATTGCAATG GACACAGAGTTTCCAGGTGTAGTAGCGAGACCAATCGGAGAATTTCGAAGCAATGCAGATTACCAGTACCAGCTGCTGCGGTGTAACGTGGACTTGTTAAAGATCATCCAGCTTGGCCTTACATTTATGAACGAACAGGGCGAATACCCACCAGGGACATCGACATGGCAGTTCAACTTTAAATTTAACCTCAC GTGTATCTGTGTGATACCTTCTGATAGCTGGCCTGTGTTTTTCAGGGAAGACATGTATGCACAGGACTCCATAGAGCTGCTCACGTCGTCGGGTATCCAGTTTAAGAAGCATGAGGAGGAGGGTATTGAGACAATGTATTTTGCTGAGCTGCTCATGACCTCAGGTGTGGTGCTTTGTGAAGGGGTCAAATGGCTCTCATTCCATAG GCATATTCTTGTGTTTCTTTTAAACAGCGGCTATGACTTTGGGTACCTGATTAAAATTTTGTCCAACTCGAAGTTGCCAGATGAAGAGGTCGACTTCTTTGAGATTCttcgtttatttttccccatcaTTTATGATGTGAAATACCTCATGAAGAGCTGTAAGAACTTGAAg GGTGGCCTGCAGGAGGTGGCAGAGCAGCTGGAGCTGGAGAGAATCGGACCTCAGCATCAAGCAGGCTCTGATTCGCTCCTCACAGGAATGGCTTTCTTCAAGATGAGAGAG ATGTTTTTTGAAGATCACATTGATGATGCAAAGTATTGTGGTCACTTATACGGACTGGGTTCAGGCTCATCCTATGTCCAGAACGGTACCGGAAATGCCTACGAGGAGGAGGCCAACAAGCAGCAGTCATGA
- the cnot7 gene encoding CCR4-NOT transcription complex subunit 7 isoform X6, with the protein MYAQDSIELLTSSGIQFKKHEEEGIETMYFAELLMTSGVVLCEGVKWLSFHSGYDFGYLIKILSNSKLPDEEVDFFEILRLFFPIIYDVKYLMKSCKNLKGGLQEVAEQLELERIGPQHQAGSDSLLTGMAFFKMREMFFEDHIDDAKYCGHLYGLGSGSSYVQNGTGNAYEEEANKQQS; encoded by the exons ATGTATGCACAGGACTCCATAGAGCTGCTCACGTCGTCGGGTATCCAGTTTAAGAAGCATGAGGAGGAGGGTATTGAGACAATGTATTTTGCTGAGCTGCTCATGACCTCAGGTGTGGTGCTTTGTGAAGGGGTCAAATGGCTCTCATTCCATAG CGGCTATGACTTTGGGTACCTGATTAAAATTTTGTCCAACTCGAAGTTGCCAGATGAAGAGGTCGACTTCTTTGAGATTCttcgtttatttttccccatcaTTTATGATGTGAAATACCTCATGAAGAGCTGTAAGAACTTGAAg GGTGGCCTGCAGGAGGTGGCAGAGCAGCTGGAGCTGGAGAGAATCGGACCTCAGCATCAAGCAGGCTCTGATTCGCTCCTCACAGGAATGGCTTTCTTCAAGATGAGAGAG ATGTTTTTTGAAGATCACATTGATGATGCAAAGTATTGTGGTCACTTATACGGACTGGGTTCAGGCTCATCCTATGTCCAGAACGGTACCGGAAATGCCTACGAGGAGGAGGCCAACAAGCAGCAGTCATGA
- the cnot7 gene encoding CCR4-NOT transcription complex subunit 7 isoform X5, translating to MYAQDSIELLTSSGIQFKKHEEEGIETMYFAELLMTSGVVLCEGVKWLSFHRHILVFLLNSGYDFGYLIKILSNSKLPDEEVDFFEILRLFFPIIYDVKYLMKSCKNLKGGLQEVAEQLELERIGPQHQAGSDSLLTGMAFFKMREMFFEDHIDDAKYCGHLYGLGSGSSYVQNGTGNAYEEEANKQQS from the exons ATGTATGCACAGGACTCCATAGAGCTGCTCACGTCGTCGGGTATCCAGTTTAAGAAGCATGAGGAGGAGGGTATTGAGACAATGTATTTTGCTGAGCTGCTCATGACCTCAGGTGTGGTGCTTTGTGAAGGGGTCAAATGGCTCTCATTCCATAG GCATATTCTTGTGTTTCTTTTAAACAGCGGCTATGACTTTGGGTACCTGATTAAAATTTTGTCCAACTCGAAGTTGCCAGATGAAGAGGTCGACTTCTTTGAGATTCttcgtttatttttccccatcaTTTATGATGTGAAATACCTCATGAAGAGCTGTAAGAACTTGAAg GGTGGCCTGCAGGAGGTGGCAGAGCAGCTGGAGCTGGAGAGAATCGGACCTCAGCATCAAGCAGGCTCTGATTCGCTCCTCACAGGAATGGCTTTCTTCAAGATGAGAGAG ATGTTTTTTGAAGATCACATTGATGATGCAAAGTATTGTGGTCACTTATACGGACTGGGTTCAGGCTCATCCTATGTCCAGAACGGTACCGGAAATGCCTACGAGGAGGAGGCCAACAAGCAGCAGTCATGA